In one window of Chryseobacterium phocaeense DNA:
- a CDS encoding response regulator yields the protein MEEPTENKEIIFLLADDHSIVRQGMEILIDEVLPDAVVYQTSSLQQIIGMVQEKGVEVAIIDAHFPDGNSLNTVSQLKNEHPDIKILIFSGLEEELHALKFIKAGANGYLSKLSEEEDVRQAISDIVNKGEYFSEVVRKLLVELVYNPNLINPLSSLTARELQIASMYAEGHGNLEIANALDIKQNTVSTIKKNIFNKLKIDNIVELIELFNTHHKL from the coding sequence ATGGAGGAGCCAACTGAAAATAAAGAGATCATATTTCTTTTAGCAGATGATCACAGTATCGTGCGTCAGGGAATGGAAATTCTTATAGATGAGGTTCTTCCTGATGCTGTGGTTTACCAGACCTCTTCCTTGCAGCAGATCATTGGAATGGTACAGGAGAAAGGAGTAGAAGTAGCAATCATTGATGCTCATTTCCCGGATGGAAACAGCCTGAACACGGTATCACAGCTGAAAAATGAACATCCGGATATTAAAATCCTTATTTTCAGCGGTCTTGAAGAAGAACTCCATGCCCTTAAATTTATTAAGGCCGGAGCCAACGGCTATCTGAGCAAATTAAGCGAAGAGGAAGATGTCAGACAGGCAATTTCAGATATAGTTAACAAGGGAGAGTATTTTTCTGAAGTGGTCAGGAAATTACTGGTGGAACTTGTTTATAATCCGAATCTCATCAATCCTCTCAGTAGCTTAACTGCCAGGGAATTACAGATTGCCAGCATGTATGCAGAAGGACATGGGAACCTCGAAATTGCCAATGCGCTGGATATCAAGCAGAACACCGTAAGCACTATCAAGAAAAATATTTTTAATAAACTGAAAATAGATAATATTGTTGAGCTGATCGAACTGTTCAATACCCACCACAAACTCTAG
- a CDS encoding L-dopachrome tautomerase-related protein encodes MKTKKTILLSLALFSFGMMPAQQKILQTDFSKGTWEQVGTGLQRKWVSGSESTFAFWKMDKGAHVPPHQHPNEQVTYITKGSVRVLMNNKEYIVKAGGVLIIPANVTHEFFCLEDGTEDLDFFTPVRKDWTDGTAGYLKQQENPLETVAQFDSMRPGNVAISKDGRVFTTIHPLGSPRQQLVEIINGKPVPFPSVKLQKNGGKASHDAFDTPLGILVDKKNRLWMIDMGLELGITRLWSIDLKKNKIAEKIELPSDIAPKGSFVQDVAIDEKNGWAYLADIANPGIIALNLKTKKARRFSGHSTLQSEDVDMIIDGEVIDFGGKPSRVGINPITLSDDRETIFFGAMNGTAWYQVPARLFRENADDQTIGNSIQKSGDKPVSDGVATDKNGNHYITNLGGHSISKLDANGQLSEVVKDGRLKWPDNVVISEDGYLYISVNQLNSTPAFSGEKDKGQPPYFIYRIKL; translated from the coding sequence ATGAAGACGAAAAAAACAATTCTTTTATCATTAGCCCTATTTTCTTTCGGAATGATGCCGGCCCAGCAGAAAATACTTCAAACTGACTTCAGTAAAGGAACCTGGGAGCAGGTAGGAACGGGCTTGCAGCGCAAATGGGTTTCCGGGTCAGAAAGCACTTTCGCATTCTGGAAAATGGACAAAGGAGCCCATGTTCCACCCCATCAGCATCCCAATGAACAGGTAACCTATATTACGAAAGGCAGTGTGAGGGTTTTAATGAACAATAAAGAATATATTGTAAAAGCAGGCGGTGTGCTGATTATCCCCGCTAATGTTACCCATGAGTTTTTCTGCCTGGAAGACGGTACCGAAGATCTCGACTTTTTCACTCCGGTCCGTAAAGACTGGACAGACGGAACTGCCGGCTATCTTAAACAGCAGGAAAATCCACTTGAAACAGTAGCACAGTTTGATAGCATGAGGCCGGGAAATGTTGCGATAAGTAAAGATGGACGTGTCTTCACAACGATTCATCCTCTGGGATCTCCCAGGCAGCAGCTGGTAGAAATTATCAATGGAAAGCCCGTTCCTTTTCCATCGGTAAAACTGCAGAAAAACGGAGGGAAAGCAAGCCATGATGCATTTGATACTCCACTGGGCATTCTTGTGGATAAGAAAAACCGTCTCTGGATGATCGATATGGGGTTGGAACTGGGAATAACCCGCTTATGGTCTATTGATCTGAAGAAAAATAAGATTGCAGAAAAAATCGAGCTCCCTTCCGATATAGCTCCTAAGGGAAGTTTTGTACAGGATGTAGCCATTGACGAAAAAAATGGCTGGGCCTATCTCGCTGATATTGCCAATCCCGGTATTATCGCTTTAAATCTTAAGACCAAAAAAGCACGAAGGTTCAGCGGCCACAGCACTTTACAGTCTGAAGATGTGGATATGATTATTGACGGAGAGGTAATCGATTTTGGAGGAAAGCCTTCACGGGTGGGTATTAATCCTATTACCCTATCGGACGACAGGGAAACCATTTTCTTCGGAGCGATGAACGGTACGGCCTGGTATCAGGTTCCTGCAAGGCTTTTCCGGGAAAACGCGGATGATCAAACCATCGGCAATTCTATACAGAAGTCCGGAGACAAACCTGTAAGTGACGGTGTGGCAACGGATAAGAACGGCAATCACTATATAACCAATCTTGGGGGCCACAGCATCAGTAAGCTGGATGCTAACGGCCAGCTGAGTGAAGTGGTTAAAGACGGAAGATTAAAATGGCCGGATAATGTAGTTATTTCCGAAGACGGATACCTGTATATTTCGGTGAATCAACTGAATAGTACACCTGCTTTTTCCGGAGAGAAAGATAAAGGACAGCCGCCTTATTTTATTTACAGGATTAAACTTTAA
- a CDS encoding AAA family ATPase — translation MLQTEHNLSDQFFVITGGPGAGKTTLLNELERSGFLTVDEDARKIIKEQLMINGDGLPWQNKEYYARLMFEASVHTYQKIKDKAATGIVFFDRGLPDTICYMNMENIPVSKEKEEKIREVIYNRNVFILPPWKEIYENDTERKQDWNEAVFTFQEMKKTYLRYGYEVIEVPKGSVQNRCTFVLKNINRLKN, via the coding sequence ATGTTACAAACAGAACATAATCTGTCAGATCAGTTTTTTGTGATCACCGGCGGTCCCGGTGCCGGTAAAACCACGCTGCTGAATGAGCTGGAAAGGAGTGGTTTTTTGACAGTTGATGAAGATGCAAGAAAAATCATCAAAGAACAGCTCATGATCAATGGTGACGGGCTTCCCTGGCAGAACAAGGAATATTATGCCCGGCTGATGTTTGAGGCTTCCGTGCATACCTATCAAAAAATCAAAGATAAAGCAGCCACCGGAATAGTTTTCTTTGACCGCGGACTGCCTGATACCATTTGTTACATGAATATGGAAAATATTCCGGTTTCAAAGGAAAAAGAAGAAAAGATCCGGGAAGTTATCTATAACAGAAATGTATTTATCCTTCCGCCATGGAAAGAGATTTATGAAAATGATACAGAACGGAAACAGGATTGGAATGAAGCAGTATTTACTTTTCAGGAAATGAAGAAAACCTACCTCAGATATGGATACGAAGTTATTGAAGTCCCAAAAGGTAGTGTGCAGAACAGATGTACATTCGTACTGAAAAATATCAACCGGTTAAAAAATTGA
- a CDS encoding bacteriocin-like protein, producing the protein MKNYKKISRDQLKSINGGALSCSEACCPPPGIKRCPWVICIAPCEILS; encoded by the coding sequence ATGAAAAATTACAAAAAAATTTCAAGAGACCAGCTAAAGAGTATTAACGGCGGAGCACTAAGCTGCTCCGAAGCATGCTGCCCGCCTCCGGGGATAAAAAGATGTCCCTGGGTGATTTGTATAGCGCCATGCGAGATATTGAGTTAA
- a CDS encoding putative quinol monooxygenase — translation MNNEQFISIAVLKAKEGKRAALQEALLQLINPTRSETGCLYYILFEDKNNTGTFYMHEAFQDKAAFEYHIQTPHFKNFAGQMNELMAEPIQLIELKQVSGK, via the coding sequence ATGAACAACGAACAATTTATATCCATTGCTGTTTTAAAAGCTAAAGAAGGAAAGAGAGCGGCCTTACAAGAAGCTCTGTTACAACTTATCAATCCTACACGCAGTGAGACGGGATGTCTTTATTACATTCTTTTCGAGGACAAAAATAATACAGGTACTTTTTATATGCATGAAGCGTTTCAGGATAAGGCTGCATTTGAATACCATATCCAAACTCCACATTTTAAAAATTTTGCCGGGCAAATGAACGAGCTGATGGCTGAACCTATCCAGCTGATCGAGCTGAAGCAGGTTTCCGGAAAATAA
- the budA gene encoding acetolactate decarboxylase, giving the protein MIKRLLYISLISLISGSLTAQKADKISHYSTMDALRNGVYTGDLTVKELKTKGNFGLGTYNFLDGELIALDGKIYRVATDGTVQEADEDRKIPFGSFTFFRKDQSVVLDNIKNVEDLQQKILAALPSRNRFYAIKIEAEFSSLILGGAVKVDAKDTTGIAVFMKTRPIYKKQAVSGTFVGFYSPGYVGGMDLSPFHFHFLSKDRKTGGHLIDGIFSASKITVQLDEKNVFEVQLPDSHNEGYRRNWESSGSKAQY; this is encoded by the coding sequence ATGATAAAGCGTTTATTATACATCAGCCTGATCTCCTTAATTTCGGGTTCATTAACTGCCCAGAAAGCGGATAAAATCTCCCATTACTCCACTATGGATGCCCTGAGAAACGGAGTATACACCGGTGACCTGACAGTAAAAGAGTTAAAAACCAAAGGCAATTTCGGGCTGGGTACCTATAACTTCCTGGATGGTGAACTTATCGCACTGGATGGTAAAATCTACCGTGTTGCCACTGACGGAACCGTACAGGAAGCCGATGAAGACAGAAAGATTCCTTTCGGTTCATTTACCTTTTTCAGAAAAGATCAGTCCGTTGTGCTTGATAATATAAAAAATGTAGAAGATCTCCAGCAGAAGATCCTGGCTGCTCTCCCTTCCCGTAACCGTTTCTATGCTATAAAAATTGAAGCGGAATTCAGCAGCCTGATTTTGGGAGGTGCCGTGAAGGTAGATGCAAAAGATACCACCGGCATTGCTGTTTTTATGAAAACACGACCGATCTATAAAAAGCAGGCTGTCTCAGGAACGTTCGTAGGATTTTACAGTCCCGGATATGTTGGCGGAATGGATCTGTCACCCTTTCATTTTCATTTTTTATCCAAAGACAGAAAGACAGGCGGCCATTTGATAGACGGAATTTTTTCAGCTTCAAAAATTACAGTGCAGCTTGATGAAAAAAATGTATTTGAGGTTCAGCTGCCGGACAGCCATAATGAGGGATACCGGCGAAACTGGGAATCATCCGGATCAAAAGCACAATATTAG
- a CDS encoding thermonuclease family protein, producing MRMFFYAWLCVPLSLFSQTKAKVVGISDGDTITVLLDGNVQKKLRLAEVDCPENRQPFGKNAKQFTSDQVFSRQITFVETNKDRYGRSVAKVYYDNGKYLSAEIIKAGYGWWYYSYSKDADLGAMQNKAKAKKVGLWVDKNAVSPWDFRKEQREKAKRKRLQKQAELHFRKA from the coding sequence ATGAGAATGTTTTTTTATGCATGGTTATGCGTTCCTCTTTCACTTTTCTCACAGACAAAGGCAAAGGTAGTTGGAATTTCAGATGGAGACACCATTACGGTCTTATTGGACGGAAATGTACAGAAAAAGCTGCGGCTGGCAGAAGTAGACTGTCCGGAAAACCGTCAGCCATTTGGAAAAAATGCCAAACAATTCACTTCAGACCAGGTATTTTCAAGACAGATTACGTTTGTAGAAACCAATAAAGACCGGTACGGGCGTTCAGTGGCAAAAGTATATTATGACAATGGGAAATATCTTTCTGCAGAAATCATCAAAGCCGGATATGGCTGGTGGTACTATTCGTATTCAAAGGATGCTGATCTTGGAGCAATGCAGAATAAGGCAAAAGCAAAAAAAGTAGGGTTATGGGTGGATAAAAATGCCGTTTCTCCATGGGATTTCCGCAAAGAACAAAGAGAAAAAGCGAAAAGAAAACGTCTTCAAAAACAGGCCGAACTGCATTTCCGGAAAGCTTAG
- a CDS encoding TonB-dependent receptor, whose protein sequence is MKKIFTSVLFCASIFFYAQTGTLSGNINDDSRLSLPGAKISLAPGNIYTTSDDHGNFVFLNVPPGNYTMTVDYLGYGTNEYQVTVESDKNTRQNIIFIRKETAIAEVVVSGSTLKNQARALNKQKSNANITNVISSDQIGRFPDANIGDALKRVPGITIQNDQGEARNLIIRGLAPNLNSVTLNGDRIPSAEGDNRNVQMDLIPSDMISTIEVNKTLTPDMDADAIGGSVNLITRASPNGQRISATLAGGFNPIREKGNYTAGFVYGNRFLNKKLGAVFSFSYNNNNFGSDNIEPIWSLAEDAAQTAYISKMGIRYYNEHRIRHSFDLNMDYEFNSKNKIYASAMYNFRTDKENRFALGYKIKPVYNDEETEITGWKGSITRQNKGGDSDNDNTRLERQKVQNYALRGEHLLGSKIDLDWSMNYATASEKKPHERYIEFENGEMNFSSDLSDPRRPMITPLSADNLGVYELSDLSDANSFTQEKEFGAKVNVRFPFSVIEDQKGRLRAGLRLRLKEKERNNDYYAFEPLNDMGSLLSVPTVHFDGHNFQPGNYVPGTFVDPSYLGHLDLFNPNLFNGELKPEEFLSSNYTAKENIYAGYLRWDQDFSDKFSMIVGARFETTKIDYTGNYVLDEEDLAGKLNRTNTYTNILPNLSFKYVPVQDLILRAAFTTALARPNYYSLVPYLSVISADETIAAGNPDLKATYAYNFDFMAEKYFKSVGILSGGVFYKNLKDFIYTYSRRSYTAGDFANDFAGQSNPIPAGESNWQFTQQRNGDNVDIYGFEVALQRKLDFIPGAFWKGLGVYVNYTYTKSKAKGITNEDGVERTDVGLPGAAPHMFNGSLSWENKRFSARVSMNYASHYIDELGGNSFEDRYYDKQVFLDANASYKVTSHLRVFAEANNLTNQPLRYYQGIQSRTAQVEYYRPRFTLGLKFDF, encoded by the coding sequence GTGAAGAAAATTTTTACCTCTGTTTTATTTTGTGCTTCCATATTCTTTTATGCACAAACCGGTACTCTTTCCGGAAATATAAACGATGATTCCAGATTATCCCTGCCAGGCGCTAAGATCAGCCTTGCACCGGGGAATATCTATACTACTTCGGACGATCATGGAAATTTTGTGTTCCTGAATGTTCCTCCGGGAAATTATACCATGACCGTAGATTATCTGGGCTATGGAACCAATGAATACCAGGTCACCGTAGAATCTGACAAGAATACCCGGCAGAATATTATTTTTATCCGAAAAGAAACCGCCATTGCCGAAGTGGTTGTCAGCGGATCTACACTGAAAAACCAGGCAAGAGCCTTAAATAAACAGAAAAGCAATGCCAATATTACCAATGTGATTTCCTCCGACCAGATCGGGCGTTTTCCGGATGCCAATATTGGGGATGCCTTAAAGCGTGTTCCGGGAATTACGATACAAAACGACCAGGGAGAAGCCAGAAACCTGATTATCAGAGGTCTGGCTCCCAACCTTAATTCTGTGACCTTAAACGGGGACCGGATTCCTTCAGCGGAAGGCGATAACCGGAATGTACAGATGGACCTGATTCCTTCTGACATGATCTCTACAATTGAGGTTAATAAAACCCTTACTCCAGATATGGATGCCGATGCCATCGGTGGTTCTGTAAACCTGATCACCAGGGCTTCCCCGAACGGACAGCGAATTTCAGCCACATTGGCGGGAGGTTTTAACCCGATCCGTGAAAAAGGAAATTATACCGCAGGATTTGTATATGGAAACCGTTTTTTAAACAAGAAATTAGGAGCTGTCTTCAGTTTTTCCTACAACAATAATAATTTCGGATCTGATAATATCGAACCGATATGGAGCCTTGCAGAAGATGCTGCACAAACGGCTTACATCAGCAAAATGGGCATCCGTTACTATAATGAGCACCGTATCCGCCACAGTTTTGACCTGAATATGGATTATGAATTCAATTCAAAAAACAAAATCTATGCTTCCGCCATGTATAATTTCAGGACGGATAAGGAAAACAGGTTTGCATTAGGTTACAAAATAAAACCGGTCTACAATGATGAGGAAACGGAAATCACAGGCTGGAAAGGAAGCATCACGAGACAAAATAAAGGCGGTGATTCAGATAATGACAATACGCGTCTTGAACGTCAGAAGGTACAGAACTATGCTTTAAGGGGAGAACATCTCCTGGGTTCCAAAATAGATCTTGACTGGTCTATGAACTATGCCACCGCCAGTGAAAAGAAACCGCATGAACGTTATATAGAGTTTGAGAACGGCGAAATGAATTTCTCTTCAGATCTCAGCGATCCGCGAAGACCGATGATCACTCCCCTGTCTGCTGATAATTTAGGGGTTTATGAATTAAGTGATCTTTCGGATGCCAACAGCTTTACGCAGGAAAAAGAATTCGGGGCAAAAGTGAATGTCCGTTTTCCGTTTTCTGTGATTGAGGATCAGAAAGGAAGGCTGCGTGCGGGTCTGCGTCTCCGTTTAAAGGAAAAAGAGCGGAATAATGATTATTATGCCTTTGAACCATTGAATGATATGGGAAGCCTCCTGTCCGTTCCTACGGTTCATTTTGACGGTCATAATTTTCAGCCAGGTAATTACGTTCCGGGAACTTTTGTGGATCCTTCTTATCTTGGACATCTGGATCTTTTTAATCCTAATCTGTTTAACGGGGAATTGAAACCGGAAGAGTTTCTTTCCAGCAACTATACGGCTAAAGAGAATATCTACGCCGGATACCTGAGATGGGATCAGGATTTCAGTGATAAATTCTCGATGATTGTCGGAGCCCGTTTTGAGACTACAAAAATAGATTATACCGGAAATTATGTGCTGGATGAGGAAGATCTTGCAGGAAAACTGAACCGTACGAATACGTATACGAATATCTTACCGAATCTATCCTTCAAATATGTTCCGGTACAGGATCTTATTTTGCGTGCTGCGTTTACAACCGCTCTCGCCCGCCCGAATTACTATTCACTGGTTCCATACCTGAGTGTAATTTCAGCAGATGAAACCATTGCGGCCGGAAATCCTGATTTGAAAGCAACCTATGCTTATAATTTCGATTTTATGGCGGAGAAATATTTTAAATCCGTGGGGATTCTTTCGGGAGGCGTCTTTTATAAAAATCTTAAGGATTTTATTTATACCTATTCTAGAAGAAGCTATACAGCGGGAGATTTTGCCAATGATTTTGCGGGACAGTCCAATCCTATTCCGGCCGGAGAAAGCAACTGGCAGTTTACGCAACAGCGAAATGGCGATAATGTAGATATTTACGGTTTTGAAGTGGCCCTTCAACGCAAGCTTGATTTTATTCCGGGGGCTTTCTGGAAAGGACTTGGCGTGTATGTGAATTATACCTACACCAAATCAAAGGCGAAAGGAATTACGAATGAGGATGGCGTTGAAAGAACGGATGTAGGGCTTCCCGGAGCGGCTCCGCATATGTTCAACGGATCTCTTTCATGGGAAAACAAACGTTTTTCGGCCAGGGTTTCTATGAATTATGCGTCTCATTATATTGATGAACTGGGTGGAAATTCGTTTGAGGATCGTTATTACGACAAACAGGTTTTCCTTGATGCGAATGCTTCGTATAAGGTTACGAGCCACCTGAGAGTTTTTGCGGAAGCCAATAATTTAACCAACCAACCGTTACGGTATTACCAGGGTATTCAGAGCAGAACCGCACAGGTGGAATATTACAGACCGAGATTTACGCTGGGATTGAAATTTGATTTTTAA
- a CDS encoding AraC family transcriptional regulator — MNRDVLYQPYSIHCETLDTFPEKESRKNFFELVFILSGTGRHCINKHSFDYSGNHMFLLTPQDCSQFWIDTTTRFFFLKFTNIYLKDSSISKENIQRLEYIMENANHKPGCILKNQSDQTLVRPIVEALIREAVNKDVYHSDITAQLVNTLIVVVARNIAKYLPQNIDETSESRIISILNYIQSNIYEPEMIRTEVISKTFGFSENYLGKYFKKHTGETLQSYINNYKTTLIEHRLKYSDRRITEIADELGFTDESHLNKFFKAKRGESPKAFRLQFVQQ; from the coding sequence ATGAACAGAGATGTATTGTACCAGCCTTACAGCATTCATTGCGAAACACTGGATACTTTTCCGGAAAAAGAGAGCAGGAAAAATTTCTTTGAACTGGTTTTTATTTTATCGGGAACGGGCCGTCATTGTATCAATAAACACAGTTTCGACTATTCGGGTAATCATATGTTTCTGCTGACACCCCAGGATTGCAGCCAGTTCTGGATTGATACCACCACAAGATTTTTCTTTTTGAAGTTCACCAATATTTATTTAAAGGACAGCAGCATTTCAAAGGAAAACATTCAGCGTTTAGAATACATTATGGAAAATGCCAATCATAAACCTGGATGTATTCTGAAAAACCAGAGCGATCAAACCTTGGTCCGGCCCATTGTAGAAGCGCTGATCAGGGAGGCCGTCAATAAAGATGTATACCACAGCGATATCACGGCTCAATTGGTCAATACCCTGATTGTGGTTGTTGCCCGGAATATCGCCAAATATCTTCCTCAGAACATCGATGAAACTTCAGAATCACGTATTATCAGTATTCTGAATTACATCCAGAGCAATATCTACGAGCCGGAAATGATCCGGACCGAAGTCATTAGCAAAACGTTTGGGTTCTCGGAAAATTATCTCGGCAAATATTTCAAAAAACACACCGGAGAAACCCTGCAGTCTTATATCAATAACTATAAAACCACTTTAATTGAGCACCGCCTGAAATACAGTGACAGGAGAATTACTGAAATTGCTGATGAGCTTGGTTTTACAGATGAAAGCCACCTCAATAAATTCTTCAAAGCCAAACGGGGAGAAAGCCCAAAAGCATTCAGACTGCAATTTGTACAGCAGTAA
- a CDS encoding sensor histidine kinase — protein MKDKFLDFKWRKIVHYSLIICILLIQVIIAVFFYNEFVNEKKLNFIKKQLEESRVLGDLTDDSRTDFMEAQKYLQKYMVSQDDKDLKLYFESLKKLKGNFDKIDSYEKLSPKLRNTLIQRKKDTLQVNKLKTLIDSASQLSASKAPKIEQQPYEPKKFKNNFENMDIQTRTFTDTIKKKGFMGRLRDAISGKVNVQKESTVITLTNNKTIDISNVKSEMDNAIKSMDKHYAEEVKKVQKNAERNAEKNQRDNAHFYGNFSKLLVYSNGLINVYENAIKDFKSQLEKEYNEQNSNNNKIRTNLVLGLMILMFIVSILIMYLTRLAFIYERRLNAANNEIKKSLNFKNRILGMLSHELMSPLKIVNIFIDKINRTTKDEAIKDYLKSIKFTNSTLLIQSNQILDYTKNQEAPKKLINFVFNLKDELHSIVTAITPYIETRNNKLVVTDKIPADAIVNADKIKINQVFMNILGNANKFTENGQIILSMHTEPAGENMISLITTVSDTGIGISESDLKNIFEPYYQGTASDKMDNFGAGLGLNLCKEIIELFDGEINVDSEQYKGTKVTFRINLNINSNGGAN, from the coding sequence ATGAAAGATAAATTCTTGGATTTTAAATGGAGAAAAATCGTTCATTATTCATTGATCATATGTATTTTATTGATACAGGTCATTATTGCTGTATTTTTTTATAATGAATTTGTCAATGAAAAGAAACTGAATTTTATTAAAAAGCAACTGGAGGAAAGCCGGGTGCTGGGCGATCTCACTGATGATTCCAGGACGGATTTTATGGAAGCCCAGAAGTACCTTCAGAAATATATGGTCAGCCAGGATGATAAGGATCTGAAATTATACTTCGAATCCCTCAAAAAGCTTAAAGGGAACTTTGACAAAATAGACAGCTACGAAAAGCTCAGCCCGAAGCTGAGAAATACCCTTATTCAGCGTAAAAAAGATACCCTTCAGGTTAACAAGCTGAAAACATTAATAGATTCAGCCTCTCAGCTTTCTGCCAGTAAGGCTCCCAAAATCGAGCAGCAGCCTTATGAGCCGAAAAAGTTTAAGAATAACTTCGAAAACATGGATATACAAACCCGTACCTTTACGGATACCATCAAAAAGAAAGGGTTTATGGGGCGTCTGAGAGATGCCATATCCGGTAAGGTGAATGTACAGAAAGAAAGCACGGTCATCACATTAACCAATAATAAAACGATAGACATTTCCAATGTAAAATCTGAAATGGATAATGCCATAAAATCGATGGACAAACATTATGCTGAAGAAGTAAAAAAGGTTCAGAAGAATGCGGAGAGGAATGCTGAAAAGAATCAGCGGGATAATGCCCATTTTTATGGTAATTTCAGTAAGCTTTTGGTATACAGCAACGGACTGATCAATGTGTATGAAAATGCCATTAAAGATTTTAAATCGCAGCTGGAAAAAGAATACAACGAGCAGAATTCAAATAATAATAAAATCAGAACCAACCTGGTATTAGGATTAATGATTCTGATGTTCATTGTCTCCATCCTTATTATGTATTTAACGAGGCTGGCCTTTATTTATGAGCGTAGATTGAATGCAGCCAATAACGAGATCAAAAAGAGTCTTAATTTCAAGAACAGGATTCTCGGAATGCTGAGCCACGAGCTGATGTCTCCCCTGAAGATTGTCAATATTTTTATTGATAAGATCAACAGGACCACGAAAGATGAAGCAATAAAAGATTATCTGAAATCGATAAAATTCACCAACAGTACTTTACTCATCCAATCTAACCAGATTCTGGATTACACAAAAAACCAGGAAGCCCCGAAAAAGCTGATTAATTTTGTCTTTAACCTTAAAGATGAGCTTCATTCCATTGTAACTGCCATTACACCTTATATAGAAACCAGGAATAATAAATTAGTGGTTACAGACAAAATTCCTGCAGATGCTATTGTGAATGCAGACAAAATAAAGATCAACCAGGTATTCATGAATATCCTGGGAAATGCGAATAAGTTCACAGAAAACGGACAGATCATTCTTAGCATGCATACAGAGCCTGCCGGTGAAAATATGATCTCCCTGATCACCACAGTAAGTGATACCGGTATTGGCATTTCGGAATCGGACCTGAAGAATATTTTTGAACCGTATTACCAGGGAACAGCTTCAGATAAAATGGATAATTTCGGAGCCGGTTTAGGGCTTAATTTATGTAAAGAGATTATAGAACTTTTCGATGGAGAAATAAACGTTGACAGCGAGCAGTACAAGGGAACAAAAGTAACATTCAGAATCAATTTAAATATCAATAGCAATGGAGGAGCCAACTGA
- a CDS encoding bacteriocin-like protein: MKNLKKIKREELKTIKGGINCPGGQICLIGGKWQCMPYDGCGGGNQP; encoded by the coding sequence ATGAAAAATTTAAAAAAAATCAAAAGAGAGGAATTGAAAACCATTAAAGGGGGGATTAACTGCCCTGGTGGCCAGATCTGCTTAATCGGTGGTAAATGGCAATGCATGCCCTATGATGGATGCGGAGGCGGAAACCAACCTTAA
- a CDS encoding DUF6624 domain-containing protein yields the protein MNELFSNQILELAEKDLSVREKLASEGQLSGGYHPEMEQVHKENAAQLREIIEKIGFPTISKVGAEASDAAWLIIQHSIGEPEFMKWCCQLMIENSDDIKPSNIAYLHDRIQFFQGEPQRYGTQMMADGLPYPVENKNRLNAERRKVNLMPFSQEKINAIPDPENIPEIDRKDADYTAWRIKTGWLPDFE from the coding sequence ATGAATGAACTATTTTCAAACCAGATCCTTGAATTGGCTGAAAAAGATCTTTCAGTACGGGAAAAGCTGGCTTCGGAGGGCCAACTTTCAGGCGGATATCATCCTGAAATGGAGCAGGTTCATAAAGAAAATGCAGCTCAGCTCAGGGAAATCATTGAAAAAATAGGATTTCCTACCATTTCAAAAGTAGGAGCGGAAGCCAGCGATGCTGCATGGCTCATTATTCAGCATTCAATCGGCGAACCGGAATTTATGAAATGGTGCTGCCAGCTAATGATCGAAAACAGTGATGATATCAAGCCGTCCAATATCGCCTATCTGCATGACCGGATTCAGTTTTTCCAGGGGGAACCGCAACGGTATGGAACGCAGATGATGGCAGATGGACTCCCGTATCCGGTTGAAAATAAAAACAGATTGAACGCAGAACGGCGTAAAGTAAATCTTATGCCTTTTTCGCAGGAAAAAATCAATGCGATTCCTGATCCTGAAAATATCCCGGAAATAGACAGAAAAGATGCTGATTATACCGCATGGAGAATAAAAACAGGATGGCTCCCTGATTTTGAGTGA